The genomic interval TCAGTTCTTGATCCTGCGCCAGGTCGATGGAAGCCTCTGTATTCAGGCGAAACGGGTAATTGCGTTTTTCCATCCACGGCTTCAGTTGGTTTAACAACAACTTGACATTGCGTTTGTTGCCAATGAAGTTGTCATCCACCATGAAGACCGCACGTCGCCAACCCAACTCATACAACCGTTCTAATTCTGCAATGATTTGCTGGGGTGTTTTCGTGCGGGGTTTGCGCCCATACAACACAATAATGTCGCAAAACTCGCACTGGAAGGGACATCCCCGCGAGAATTGAATTGACATACTGTCGTAGGCAGGGAAGTCGAACAGGTCAAAGCGGGGAATTGGGGTGAGCGTTACATCCGGTTTTTCCCCACTGGAGCGAAAGACGCCGCTCAGTTCTCCCCGTTGCAGGGCTGCCACAAACAGGGGTAAGGTTATTTCGCCCTCATCCAAAATCAGGTAGTCCGCACCTGCCGCTTCCGCATCTTTGGGCAGGGAGGTGGGGTAGGGTCCACCAACTGCAACCCGTTTGCCCCGGCATTTCGCTTCCCAAATTTGTTTCAAAAAATCGTCCTTTTGAGCGATCATGGCCGACAGAATGACCAATTCTGCCCAGTTCCACTCTGCTTCGCTCACTTCTCGCACATTGCGATCGACCAGCCGATATTCCCACTCCTGGGGCAAGATTGCAGCGACGGTTGCCAAACCCAAAGGGGGTAACATGGCTTTGCGCCCAACTAGCGCCAATGTTTTTTCAAAGGACCAAAAGCTGGGTGGAAATTCGGGATATACAAGCAAAACGCGCATTCAAGAAAATCCTTACACCAATAGTTCTGAGCTAACGACGGCTGCACCAAACCGCGTCTCTCAAGATTACTGAGGGTTGCAGCAAAAACCAGATTTCTTCACAAGAATTGCTGTTGTGACAGGGGTTAGATAGCAGAGGAAGGTGCAGAAAAGTAGGGATGTAGCTGACATAATGAATTTCACAGTCAATCACTTATTAGCTGGCGATCGCAGTCAGCGTCTCCTCGGCAGCCTCGGTCTTCGCTTTTAGTTTTGCCTCCGTTTCCAGGTATTCTGCCAGTTGGGCTTCAATCTGGTCACGCACGATCTGACGATATTCCAGAAAGTGTTCATTCAAAGCGCACACATTCAGGTAATGCTCCCAAACCCCTGGGTTATGGCGCAGGATACCGATTAGATTGAGCCAGAATTTGAACCGGGTTTTGCGCACAAAGCCCTGTCTCCAGAGAACGGTGAGTACGGCGCGGATATTCACCCAGCTGATTTCGTGCATGATGGAGGGGCATGTGGGCGCGCCCAGAATTAGAAAGTGGCGATAGGTACGCTCCAGGTAACGCATGGGGTCATACAGTTCCCAAAAGGCTTCGATATATTCTCTGGCAATCTCTTCGAGGGGCCGGGTGGGGACAAAATTCATTAACGTGGTCTGATTCATCCCAGAAGCATTTTCTAGCTGCTCACGCAAGCGCCCTTCTTTTTTCAACCGATGCCAGAGGGCGGTGTCGGGGAGGGCTTGCAACATGCTGAACATTGCCATCGGAATCGCAGTTTGCTCTACGAAGCGGACAATACGATCGCCTGCTCCTGGCTTTTCCCCATCAAAGCCAATGATGAATCCTGCCATGACACGCAAC from Kovacikia minuta CCNUW1 carries:
- a CDS encoding B12-binding domain-containing radical SAM protein yields the protein MRVLLVYPEFPPSFWSFEKTLALVGRKAMLPPLGLATVAAILPQEWEYRLVDRNVREVSEAEWNWAELVILSAMIAQKDDFLKQIWEAKCRGKRVAVGGPYPTSLPKDAEAAGADYLILDEGEITLPLFVAALQRGELSGVFRSSGEKPDVTLTPIPRFDLFDFPAYDSMSIQFSRGCPFQCEFCDIIVLYGRKPRTKTPQQIIAELERLYELGWRRAVFMVDDNFIGNKRNVKLLLNQLKPWMEKRNYPFRLNTEASIDLAQDQELMDLMVACNFGAVFLGIETPDESSLTLTQKYQNTRGSLLDSVNRIIASGLRVKAGFIIGFDGEQAGAGDRIVRFAEQATIPTAMLGMLQALPDTALWHRLEKEERLRSQSDIDQMSLMNFVPTRPIEEIAREYIDALWQLYDPIRYLDRTYHHFLKMGPPRCPGAKKKIDWISIRALLILCWRQGILRQSRWKFWANLGGILRHNPRVWADYLSVCAHNEHFLEYRQIVRDRIEKELIGYLANQASKMPLENKQKVVSTRIT